ctaggtaagcttaccgaccctacagtaggtccacagtcgactcgagcgacccgtgcaaccttagcaataaaaaatgaaaatgggcctacaaacCCATGATGTtcacccgtgtggcccacatagcCCAAATTGGTcttggcctcgtgatccattttacTGTAACATGTGCTAGTTAATTGTttatatgtgtttccactatttacttatatgatctTTCAAAGTTGTcaacttgagtcactgttactaaattatttatatcttgagctacagaatttcaaattaatatccgtttgatgtctttgaaactagactcaagtacctttctaccataaaatttccaaaatttttggttcagccaataagtacagtaaaatatttaaacttacccctgttctaTTGTCTGACGGTTTCGActcttctttgctaaaaatagttaTCTcctagtaaaaaatttggatggtgtttccatttatttatattgaaaataggctcattaatagtttaatcatttaaaatttaactcttaattatttttctccaatttttgataattttcttaagttagaataggggaacccgaattcattctgaccttgtctcactaagTTTATTATAACTCACGATTTAAAaatccattacttacaccatttattctatgagaaaatagactcaataagctttaatctaatatttttttcatcctctaatttggtttccacaatttatggaaatttttcaaagttagcctactgctgtccaaacagcaaacAATTTCAGTTTTTCaccgaatcccttatttttgtgtttcgggtacacacctggttttgtttctttgcaaaaaCACTCCTGAGCACTCCAATACCTAAAATTAACCAAACGAACCCAGAATTAAAAACTTAGAACGACATTAAACCGAACCAAAAGTGATGGACAACCCACTTAAATTGACTAAAATCTTACCTTAGGTCGAGCAACGTTAATCCGCACGTTTAAAGTGCTGATTGGGAAACTGACGTTGCTAGACCCCAAATCAAAGGAAGAATGCCAAAAGAGATCACCTACCAGATGAAAAAAGGCCACGAACGCAAGAGCAATGATTGACTGCGAAAAATCCAACAGGAACAACCCACTATCTTCTCCCCCATCTTCTATCAATTAACTACCTACCCACTAacaatccactactcagaatccatCTTCTGCACAACTCTTTTAGGAAACCGAGTAAAAAGATTAACATTCTCGCTCGCACAAAGATTCTTCGAACACAGAACCTCCAACACTCCAACTCCCTTACCACTTGGACCAATAGGCTCATTTTGATATggttttacaaataattaaacttaagccCACTGAATAAGGATAAGGCtttaatcagaaaaaaaaaatttcaaaatttttccaaaggCATGGCttaaacttgggacctcatacacacacgtaaaacacttaaccattgaagtagacaaatatttgtgtcatatttttacaaacaaaaatatacatttttggGGAGTTATAGAAGTGGGTATAATTCATGTAAAAAGACTAAGAGAAAAGAGGCATTAAGTGATAAAAGTCAATTTGATGGTTCAACTTTGGTGAGTGAAAATTCTTACAAGGCAAAATTAGAGAGTTCAATTCACATTGAAAAAGAGACTGCAAAGATAGAGAGAATCTATCAAGAAGAGAGGAATGATTATGTTTTCACTAAACTTACCTTGAATTTGTCTAGTGgacttgtttcatttttttcaggAATTTGTTGATCTTTTGAAAGGAGCTCAATAAACCATTCACCTATGATAAAGATTCTTTCTTGTTCGATCAAAGACAATATTCGAGGACGGATCTTTTCGAGTAAAGAgggaatgatacatgcatgaatgtgatgaaatttattaaattcaattcaaccaagATGTCAATATTCAAGCTCAAATGATCAATAAAATTGCAACAAATCTTTGGATAGTATTCAAGAATCTTTGAAGAGCTATCTCTTATCTTCAAaatgcactttgaatcactcgatttcgAGCCCGAGAGCTTAAGTTATGACCATTTTACTGAAGATTGCGCGAGCAAAATTTTTGGACGGGATTATTACGGGAAATTACGAGTTTTGAggtttaattcaagtttaaatcatattgagtttgacttttaggcttaatttttattatatggaTGAGcctattgttgtatttattagattttattatttattccaaattttggaATATTTGGCTAGGAgtttttatgtttcttagtgaacaagaaagtttagtttaaaactacttcttatttagattaattagaatttcattatatttgagaattttatttgaatgtaATGAGCTAGCTTATATAAAGGCATCTTCATtggtattaaaaaataattgttttcattaataaaattttcaactcgGGAGTTATTTATTTCGTGcaagatttttttcttataatttttaaaagtagttttcttcttgatttttaagGAGTCGTCGAATCCAATCAATATCTTTCAGTTTGTCCggtatttcaaatttttttcaaattttttaaaacacctaaaataaataatttcctTGCCTTGTCCAAAAATTTACATCTTTGTCATggaatgttttaaatttatttaatattttattgtcataatatataattcaaataagcTTAACtgaataaaaattagaatagtTTCTTACTTGATGTGGTCTTTTAACTTAACAAGACATTTAATAAAAGTCATTTAGAAGGAATTGAACCTTTCATAGTTGTAAAATGGCAACACATTAGAAGATTATTTGCATAAAAGCCATGTATGAGTCGGTTTATAATTAGTGACAACGAAATATTTGTAGTTGAGCTGCAAAATTAagaattcattaaaatttatttgcactaaaaaattttaaaatagttgaaataatttaaaatatatattttgtgggTTGAATTcatgccaaaaaaaaaatccagatattatatttaacctataaagatgctctagtttaattttcatgattttagcACATCGGGAACACcttgaacaaaaaatttaagttgtttttttattgttacGAGTTTTTTGTTGGGTagtttgttttctttgattctAGCCTTaggtttttgtttgtttttaactttttttattctattacgTCTTCAAATACATTTTCGCTTCTTGTGTTATTAGGTGCAAAAAGAGTTGTCTTTCATTTCTCTACGCAACTTACTTCCTTTAgagttgagtttttttttttttttggcttctTAAAATCTTAGGTCAGTTTTGTTAGAGAGTGATCCCAGATCATTTTCAGATATTATTTAGTTTGATTACTCTTTAAAAGTTACAAGCAAGAAAAtctcaacttctttttttttttggcattttaaaattgtttattttattgtgaGTGCATAACGGTGAAACTTGATTTTACTTGATCAATTTTCTGTTTGAGTGTTTTTTACTTTCAGATTCATAAAATGGCGCGCAATTAGTTTCCACAAAACATTTATAGTTGAGTTTTGGttctttaaaattaacaaagtataaaacaaaggtttactaaaataaaatccatataaatgagaaatttttaattgttaatcttatcatttttattctctacttcatcaaatatataatttttttaaaaattaccactaaaattaattaatttaaattttaataattcacaTGACATCTTGTCGAATTTAACATTCGGTGTTAAaccttataatataatataatataatataatatgtttaaaataaataaaataacaaatattcatgATATATATGTAGTTTTGAATGTTCAATCTGTTGAGTAGAGAAATAGCTGGCCATACGTTTAACCATATCGTTTGATTTATGATCTTGCAAATGGATCTCTTGAATGTAGTCCAAGTTTACATCAATCCATTGTTTCTATCTCTGGTtctccttttttctcttttgatttgGCTTAAACCAGCAAAAAGAAAACCTGAATCTGCCTCCATCACCCCCAAAGCTACCTGTTATCGGCAACATACACCAACTTGGCATGCTTCCTCACCGCTCTCTCAGAGACCTCTCAAGGAACTATGGTTCTCTCTTGCTTCTACAATTGGGGTATAATCAAACAGTACTGATTTCATCACCTGAATTGGTtaaagaaattgtgaaaaacCATGACATTATTTTCTCCAACAGACCAAGGACTACGGCTGTAGATATGTTGTTCTATAACTGCGGGGATATGGCTTTTGCACCCTATGGCGAGTTTTGGAGACAAGTTAAGAAGATCAGTGTTCTTGAGCTTTTCAGCCATCGACGAATCAACTCATTTCAGTTTGTTAGAGAAGAAGAAGTTGATCTTCTTATCAGCAAAATTCGTGGTGCTTGTCTTAAAGGAGAGTCCATTAATCTGTCGGAGATGCTAATGTCGGTTTCAAGTAACATAGCTTCTCGATGTATTCTTAGTCATaaaagtgaagaagaagatgggTGCAGCAAGTTTGGGCAGTTGGGTAAAAGGCTGTTGGTTCTCTTCACCGGTTTCTGTATTGGTGATATGTTTCCTTACTTGAGGTGGATGGATGTGCTTACTGGATATATTCCAAGTATGAAGGCATTATCTGCGGAATTCGATGCATTCCTTGACCATGTAATTGAAGAGCATAGAGCTCTTGAAGTTGATGGCCAAGTTTCCAATAAAAAGGACTTCGTTTCTATCATCATGCAACTCCAAAAGGATGGCATGTATGAGATGGACCTCACTCGAGACAACATCAAAGCTATCTTACTGGTCATTCAACACTATTttcccctttattttccttttttgaccCATTTTTTATGCCTTGAACTAAAATGTCTTTATTTTGGTAATGTCAGGACATGTTTGTGGCAGGAAACGATACCACTACGGCGACAATAGAATGGATGATGGCTGAGCTTTTAAAGCATCCAAATGTCATGAAAAGAGTCCAACAAGAGGTAAGAACTGTGGTGGGGAACAAATCCAAGGTTGTTATAGAGGATATCAACAAAATGGATTACTTAAAATGTGTAGTTAAAGAAACTTTAAGACTGCATCCGGCAGCTCCTCTTCTAACCCCTCGACGAACATCTGCAAGTGTAAAACTAGGGGGTTATGACATCCCTTCTGATACCACAATCATTATCAATGGATGGGCCATTCATAGAGACCCCAAATGGTGGGAAAATCCAGAAGGGTTCATCCCGGAGAGGTTTGAGGATAGCTCCAATACTGATTTTCAAGGTCAAGATTTCCACTTCATCCCATTTGGTTTTGGAAGAAGGGCATGTCCTGGGATGCAATTTGGAGTTGTTACTACTGAGTATGTGGTGGCCAATCTTCTCTATTGGTTTGACTGGAAGTTGCCTGCTGGTGAAATTCCGAAAATTTGGACATGGCTGAACTCTACGGTCTCACGTGCCATAAGAAAACACCTCTTCGTGTTATACCTTATTTCtctctttaaaaattaagttaaattcaaaagttttagAAGCAAGGTTGATAAGGTTGCAGGCGGttgtacaatataataataaaataaaataaaatatatgacaC
The nucleotide sequence above comes from Gossypium raimondii isolate GPD5lz chromosome 13, ASM2569854v1, whole genome shotgun sequence. Encoded proteins:
- the LOC105784234 gene encoding cytochrome P450 71A1-like isoform X2, with protein sequence MLPHRSLRDLSRNYGSLLLLQLGPRTTAVDMLFYNCGDMAFAPYGEFWRQVKKISVLELFSHRRINSFQFVREEEVDLLISKIRGACLKGESINLSEMLMSVSSNIASRCILSHKSEEEDGCSKFGQLGKRLLVLFTGFCIGDMFPYLRWMDVLTGYIPSMKALSAEFDAFLDHVIEEHRALEVDGQVSNKKDFVSIIMQLQKDGMYEMDLTRDNIKAILLDMFVAGNDTTTATIEWMMAELLKHPNVMKRVQQEVRTVVGNKSKVVIEDINKMDYLKCVVKETLRLHPAAPLLTPRRTSASVKLGGYDIPSDTTIIINGWAIHRDPKWWENPEGFIPERFEDSSNTDFQGQDFHFIPFGFGRRACPGMQFGVVTTEYVVANLLYWFDWKLPAGEIPKIWTWLNSTVSRAIRKHLFVLYLISLFKN
- the LOC105784234 gene encoding cytochrome P450 71A1-like isoform X3 — translated: MLPHRSLRDLSRNYGSLLLLQLGYNQTVLISSPELVKEIVKNHDIIFSNRPRTTAVDMLFYNCGDMAFAPYGEFWRQVKKISVLELFSHRRINSFQFVREEEVDLLISKIRGACLKGESINLSEMLMSVSSNIASRCILSHKSEEEDGCSKFGQLGKRLLVLFTGFCIGDMFPYLRWMDVLTGYIPSMKALSAEFDAFLDHVIEEHRALEVDGQVSNKKDFVSIIMQLQKDGMYEMDLTRDNIKAILLDMFVAGSYTTTATIEWMMAELLKHPNVMKRVQQEVRTVVGNKSKVVIEDINKMDYLKCVVKETLRLHPAAPLLAPRRTSASVKLGGYDIPSDTTIIINGWAIHRDPNWWENPEGFIPERFEDSSNIDFQGQDFPLHSIWFRKKGMSWDAIWSCRY
- the LOC105784234 gene encoding cytochrome P450 71A1-like isoform X1, which produces MLPHRSLRDLSRNYGSLLLLQLGYNQTVLISSPELVKEIVKNHDIIFSNRPRTTAVDMLFYNCGDMAFAPYGEFWRQVKKISVLELFSHRRINSFQFVREEEVDLLISKIRGACLKGESINLSEMLMSVSSNIASRCILSHKSEEEDGCSKFGQLGKRLLVLFTGFCIGDMFPYLRWMDVLTGYIPSMKALSAEFDAFLDHVIEEHRALEVDGQVSNKKDFVSIIMQLQKDGMYEMDLTRDNIKAILLDMFVAGNDTTTATIEWMMAELLKHPNVMKRVQQEVRTVVGNKSKVVIEDINKMDYLKCVVKETLRLHPAAPLLTPRRTSASVKLGGYDIPSDTTIIINGWAIHRDPKWWENPEGFIPERFEDSSNTDFQGQDFHFIPFGFGRRACPGMQFGVVTTEYVVANLLYWFDWKLPAGEIPKIWTWLNSTVSRAIRKHLFVLYLISLFKN